atcagtttatttatttatttattgaaaatacgCTATCACATGAGTTCATAATCACCGAGATACATGGATTCCCGCAACACAAGAGCAAACCCGGTGTGTAATACAGAATAAAATACCTAAAAATAGACTACGGTAGCAATGTCTCAGAAgcacgaaagaaaaatgagcaaaattaaGTCTTCATAGTAGAGGAAGAGCAAAGAAGACGGTATAATTTGTCGGCACCATGAGTTTTTCTATGCATGAACTGTGTGCAGTATAGATATTGATCGTCAACATTCGGAAAAGCGAAAAACAACGATAAAGGAGTGAAGCGAAATCGAAATCGTTGATCACGACTAGTGCTATTTTATACGTACATGATAGTTCtgagtattttctttttcatgatGTGAGAACGCTTAAACTTCTGCGAAAACTGGTCCCTAGAACATTTAATTCAATCTCAATCTAACATATTGATAGGAGAATAGTTCCAGTATCGCTAGAATTGTTATTTTTGGCTCTCTacggcagtttttttttcatgtttgctacaaaaaaaagaaagtaaaagaggaaaaatcataatttggaggtcacttttttttggttttacgAATCCGAACAGCTAGTTTTGTTCTAAGTCTTGATATTCATGGTCCGTGGGAAAGTCGGAATTTTGCAAGTAGAATTTTGCCCTGGAAATTTCGCCGGACGGATGTTCATCTGGAGTTTTTGGTAGGAGTCGACGTGGTTTACGTTCACTTAGATCATCCCTCATCTGACGTTTTGAGAGGAAATCTTCTTGAACTTTTAACATTCGATTCTCCACGGCATCCGGTGCCACCCGTGTGGCAATTATTGGCATCGGTGGTGTGCTTGGAGTTGATAGCTCGGAAGCTGGTACAAGAGATTTGATCCGCTCCTCATGGTCTTGATCTGCCGTCAGGATCGATTGTCGCCGTTTCGTGacatccttgatttttttattcgacGTAGTAGGACCATTAGGAAGTTGTGTGATCGATTTCTTTGGAGTGATTGATACTCTCCTGACTTTAGATTTCTCCTTCTCGtcttctttcttaatttttacgTCATTCgtagtttttctggattttttcgatGTCTTCTGATTCGTTTGTTCAGCTCTCGGATCTGTATTCGTCAATGATTTTCGCGTTGTTGTCGAAGATCTTCCAGGGAGGAGTAGCTCCTCTTCAGTCACATCAAGAGTTCCCAAATTAGAAAtactttttctggatctgTTTAAAGTTTCTTCACTATCCTGATCGATTGTAGCTTCCCTGTTGCTCGCTTTTTTCCTATACAGCGCACGTTTAGCAGCAACATCAAGTTGTTTCGTTACGACATCCTCCATTCCTCGTTTCATGATCGCTTTAATTACCGGCGGTTCGTGTGGATACCGAGCGCGTACAGTTCTAGACGTGGCTGGAA
The Necator americanus strain Aroian chromosome I, whole genome shotgun sequence genome window above contains:
- a CDS encoding hypothetical protein (NECATOR_CHRI.G3627.T1), with amino-acid sequence MEAADAVIFDVGLFHSLWGIRGCVAEYLDGGFGRLAWCVSHIISLTVSLPFAFVSRPRPCFLWPLLIQQSAYGIGLLILLIAALPRILPQLMEPHAVPVVPISFYITGTMLNFFLLYVYWHWYWHVASLWGSAVRVHFGQIVRNANNRSRRDRPRLPKERMEFPQPLEVDRLVTSSMIPESFQMEVPSAGAGEMMPSHDSNVSLIFREVREAQMNGEVLKGMTVMDDGASTAERPVFFLEVPATSRTVRARYPHEPPVIKAIMKRGMEDVVTKQLDVAAKRALYRKKASNREATIDQDSEETLNRSRKSISNLGTLDVTEEELLLPGRSSTTTRKSLTNTDPRAEQTNQKTSKKSRKTTNDVKIKKEDEKEKSKVRRVSITPKKSITQLPNGPTTSNKKIKDVTKRRQSILTADQDHEERIKSLVPASELSTPSTPPMPIIATRVAPDAVENRMLKVQEDFLSKRQMRDDLSERKPRRLLPKTPDEHPSGEISRAKFYLQNSDFPTDHEYQDLEQN
- a CDS encoding hypothetical protein (NECATOR_CHRI.G3627.T3); this translates as MEPHAVPVVPISFYITGTMLNFFLLYVYWHWYWHVASLWGSAVRVHFGQIVRNANNRSRRDRPRLPKERMEFPQPLEVDRLVTSSMIPESFQMEVPSAGAGEMMPSHDSNVSLIFREVREAQMNGEVLKGMTVMDDGASTAERPVFFLEVPATSRTVRARYPHEPPVIKAIMKRGMEDVVTKQLDVAAKRALYRKKASNREATIDQDSEETLNRSRKSISNLGTLDVTEEELLLPGRSSTTTRKSLTNTDPRAEQTNQKTSKKSRKTTNDVKIKKEDEKEKSKVRRVSITPKKSITQLPNGPTTSNKKIKDVTKRRQSILTADQDHEERIKSLVPASELSTPSTPPMPIIATRVAPDAVENRMLKVQEDFLSKRQMRDDLSERKPRRLLPKTPDEHPSGEISRAKFYLQNSDFPTDHEYQDLEQN